From the genome of Thermoflexus hugenholtzii, one region includes:
- a CDS encoding glycosyltransferase: MAVRRVAMLSVHTCPLATLGGKDTGGMNVYVRELTRELARRGIAVDVFTRSQNPHLPHIVHDLGPGGRVIHVPAGPEAPLEKARILPHLPEFVEWVRRFAEREGLTYDVIHSHYWLSGLAALSLRAAWRAPVIHMFHTLGRMKNRVARRPEEQEPPQRLEAERRIVQEVDRLVAATPVEKAQLVWLYGATPSHISVIPPGVDLERFRPLPKEEARRVLGFPPDRRYVLFVGRIEPLKGLETLMRAVAILAQECPTWTRDFAVVIIGGDPDAPADAEMHRLQQLREDLGVSDLVTFLGAKAQETLPYYYNAADVVVMPSDYESFGLVALEAMACGTPVIASEVGGLVYLVRHGETGLRVPRRQPIALARALDRLLRDEGLRRRMGESGRRWAQEFAWPLIADRILGLYQEVLKAHRARSQRLICYRRGPAWAG; this comes from the coding sequence ATGGCGGTGCGCCGCGTGGCCATGCTCAGTGTGCACACCTGTCCCCTGGCGACCCTGGGCGGCAAGGACACCGGGGGTATGAACGTTTACGTGCGGGAGCTGACCCGGGAGCTGGCCCGCCGGGGCATCGCGGTGGATGTGTTCACCCGCTCCCAGAACCCGCATCTCCCCCATATCGTCCATGATCTGGGCCCCGGCGGACGGGTGATCCACGTCCCGGCCGGGCCGGAGGCCCCTCTGGAGAAGGCCCGCATCCTTCCGCACCTGCCGGAGTTCGTCGAGTGGGTTCGGCGCTTCGCGGAGCGGGAGGGCCTCACGTACGATGTGATCCACAGCCATTACTGGCTCTCCGGCCTGGCGGCCCTGTCTTTGCGGGCAGCCTGGCGCGCGCCGGTGATCCACATGTTCCACACGCTGGGTCGGATGAAGAACCGGGTCGCCCGGCGGCCGGAGGAGCAGGAGCCTCCCCAGCGTCTGGAGGCGGAGCGGCGGATCGTTCAGGAGGTCGATCGGCTGGTGGCCGCCACTCCCGTGGAGAAGGCCCAGCTGGTCTGGCTGTATGGCGCCACGCCCTCCCACATCTCCGTGATCCCGCCGGGGGTGGATCTCGAGCGGTTCCGCCCGCTTCCCAAAGAGGAAGCGCGGCGGGTGCTGGGGTTCCCTCCGGACCGACGCTACGTCCTCTTCGTGGGGCGGATCGAGCCGTTGAAGGGGCTGGAGACGCTGATGCGGGCGGTGGCGATCCTGGCCCAGGAGTGCCCGACCTGGACGCGGGATTTCGCGGTGGTGATCATCGGCGGCGATCCCGACGCCCCTGCGGATGCGGAGATGCACCGCCTGCAGCAGCTGCGGGAGGATCTGGGGGTCTCGGATCTGGTGACCTTCCTGGGGGCGAAGGCCCAGGAGACCCTGCCGTATTATTACAACGCGGCGGATGTGGTGGTGATGCCCTCGGACTACGAGTCCTTCGGCCTGGTGGCCCTGGAGGCCATGGCCTGCGGCACGCCGGTCATCGCCTCGGAGGTCGGCGGGCTGGTCTATCTGGTCCGCCACGGGGAGACCGGCCTGCGGGTCCCCCGGCGCCAGCCCATCGCCCTGGCCCGGGCTCTGGACCGCCTGTTGCGGGATGAGGGGTTGCGGCGGCGGATGGGGGAGAGCGGCCGCCGCTGGGCCCAGGAGTTCGCCTGGCCCCTCATCGCCGATCGCATTCTGGGGCTTTACCAGGAGGTCCTGAAGGCCCATCGGGCTCGATCCCAGCGCCTGATCTGTTACCGGCGCGGGCCGGCCTGGGCGGGATGA
- a CDS encoding class I SAM-dependent methyltransferase, which produces MGERGLRVIREFQSYYDDLNGVRRAIVQRIPIAPGERWLDVGTGDGWFALEIEKAGSPGMVVGIDLARCEVELARQHARDLSSRSSAFVQMDAYRLAFPSETFDGVGTFLALQDICLDLPSLHRFFGEIRRVLKPGGWLALATTTPEDAETPSQRLALEIYQYIRAGFFTKAEIRAALERMGFQVEQVEFYPTGVNLDPDEAKAFIQFECDWLERAYGWRNKPDWRAVWARFEPRIRELGGLEVDAKVTFFLARKARSPEPLRAAPVSASAEVHA; this is translated from the coding sequence ATGGGGGAGCGCGGCCTGCGTGTGATCCGGGAGTTCCAGAGCTACTACGATGATCTCAACGGGGTGCGTCGGGCGATCGTCCAGCGGATCCCCATCGCCCCTGGGGAGCGCTGGCTGGACGTCGGGACCGGGGATGGATGGTTCGCGCTGGAGATCGAGAAGGCCGGATCCCCGGGGATGGTGGTGGGGATCGATCTGGCCCGCTGCGAGGTGGAGCTGGCCCGACAGCACGCCCGGGATCTCTCATCCCGCTCCAGCGCCTTCGTTCAAATGGACGCCTACCGGCTGGCCTTTCCCAGCGAGACGTTCGATGGGGTGGGGACGTTCCTGGCGCTCCAGGACATCTGCCTGGATCTCCCGAGCCTGCACCGTTTCTTCGGGGAGATCCGTCGGGTCCTGAAGCCGGGAGGATGGCTGGCCCTGGCCACCACCACCCCGGAGGACGCGGAGACGCCCTCCCAGCGGCTCGCCCTCGAGATCTATCAATACATCCGGGCCGGGTTCTTCACCAAAGCGGAGATCCGGGCTGCCCTGGAGCGGATGGGGTTTCAGGTGGAGCAGGTGGAGTTCTACCCCACCGGGGTGAACCTGGATCCGGATGAGGCGAAGGCCTTCATCCAGTTCGAGTGCGACTGGCTGGAGCGCGCCTACGGATGGCGGAACAAGCCGGACTGGCGGGCCGTCTGGGCCCGCTTTGAGCCCCGCATCCGGGAGCTGGGGGGGCTGGAGGTGGACGCCAAGGTGACGTTCTTCCTGGCCCGCAAGGCTCGCTCCCCGGAGCCGCTCCGGGCGGCTCCGGTTTCCGCTTCCGCCGAAGTCCACGCATAG
- a CDS encoding aspartate ammonia-lyase, with protein sequence MEAFRIERDSLGEVRVPAHALWGAQTQRAIENFPISGIRFHRDFIRALGLIKYCAARVNRDLGLLDERRANAIMQAAREVIEGKLDDHFPLDIFQTGSGTSTNMNANEVIANRAIQILGGAIGSKEVHPNDHVNLGQSSNDVIPAAIHISAYLAVHERLLPALRHLHEVLADKAREFDDIVKTGRTHLMDAMPVRLGQEFSGYASQIEHGIRRIEAALPHMAELALGGTAVGTGINTHPEFGQRIAAALREETGLPFREAENHFEAQAAQDAAVELSGQLKTVAVSLYKIANDLRWMNSGPQAGLAEIRLPALQPGSSIMPGKINPVIPEAVMMVCMQVMGNDVVINMAGASGNFELNVALPVIAHNLLQSIHILASAATVLADKCICGIVPNREHMETLVHKNAILATALTPYIGYDRAAEVVKKAMAENRTIREVVLEMGLMPPEKLDEVLDVRKMTEGGFVAGMSGGG encoded by the coding sequence GAGCGGGATTCGCTGGGCGAGGTGCGAGTCCCCGCCCATGCCCTGTGGGGGGCGCAGACCCAGCGGGCCATCGAGAACTTCCCCATCAGCGGGATCCGGTTCCACCGGGATTTCATCCGCGCCCTGGGGCTGATCAAATACTGCGCCGCGCGGGTCAACCGGGATCTGGGCCTGCTGGATGAGCGCCGGGCGAACGCGATCATGCAGGCGGCCCGGGAGGTCATCGAGGGGAAGCTGGATGATCACTTCCCGCTGGACATCTTCCAGACCGGCTCAGGGACCTCGACCAACATGAACGCCAACGAGGTCATCGCCAACCGGGCGATCCAGATCCTGGGCGGGGCCATCGGCTCGAAGGAGGTGCATCCCAACGACCATGTGAACCTGGGCCAGTCCTCCAACGACGTCATCCCGGCCGCCATCCACATCTCGGCCTACCTGGCCGTCCATGAGCGGCTGCTCCCGGCCCTGCGGCATCTCCACGAGGTGCTGGCGGATAAGGCCCGGGAGTTCGACGACATCGTCAAGACCGGCCGCACGCACCTGATGGACGCCATGCCGGTCCGCCTGGGGCAGGAGTTCTCGGGCTACGCCAGCCAGATCGAACATGGCATCCGGCGCATTGAGGCGGCCCTGCCGCACATGGCGGAGCTGGCTCTGGGCGGGACGGCGGTGGGGACCGGCATCAACACCCATCCGGAGTTCGGTCAGCGCATCGCGGCGGCGTTGCGCGAGGAGACCGGCCTGCCGTTCCGCGAGGCGGAGAACCACTTCGAGGCCCAGGCGGCCCAGGACGCGGCGGTGGAGCTCAGCGGGCAGCTGAAGACGGTGGCGGTCTCGCTCTATAAGATCGCCAACGACCTGCGCTGGATGAACTCGGGCCCTCAGGCGGGCCTGGCGGAGATCCGCCTCCCCGCCCTGCAGCCGGGCTCTTCGATCATGCCCGGGAAGATCAACCCGGTGATCCCCGAGGCGGTGATGATGGTCTGCATGCAGGTGATGGGCAACGATGTGGTCATCAACATGGCCGGGGCCTCAGGGAACTTCGAGCTCAACGTGGCCCTTCCGGTGATCGCCCACAACCTGCTGCAATCCATCCACATCCTGGCGAGCGCCGCCACCGTCCTGGCCGATAAATGCATCTGCGGCATCGTGCCCAACCGGGAGCACATGGAGACCCTGGTGCACAAGAACGCCATCCTGGCCACCGCCCTCACGCCCTACATCGGCTACGACCGGGCGGCGGAGGTGGTCAAGAAGGCGATGGCGGAGAACCGCACCATCCGGGAGGTGGTCCTGGAGATGGGCCTGATGCCGCCCGAGAAGCTCGATGAGGTCCTGGACGTGCGGAAGATGACCGAAGGCGGCTTCGTGGCCGGGATGTCCGGCGGAGGATGA